The genomic stretch GCGGCAACCAGCAGCAGCGACAGCGCCAGCATCTTAGCGCGTTTGAGTTCAGCTATTTTTTCCATGGGTTAAGGATAGAGGCAAGCGGGGGGAAAGTGCAAAAACCGACACAGCACCCACCCGCCAAACCCCATCAGCACCACTCCCGCCGTGCGCTCAATCAGCCAGAGCGAACGGCTGAGCTTCTGTTGAACCACGGGCAGCCCCAACAGCGACACCAGCGCTAAATCCCACGCCAGCACCACCATCACCATCCAGATGCCGCAGGTCGCCTGCTCAAGCAGCGTGACGTCCGGCCCCAGCAAGGCCGTCATCAGCGCCAGATAGAACAGCGCGTTCTTCGGGTTTAACAGCGCCGAACCGAGCCCCAGCAGGATCTGCTTGCGCAGCGAAGGGCAGCGCTGGTGGGTTTCATTCAGCGCCAGCGCCTGCTGGCGGCTGCGAATCAGATGTGAGCCGATCCACAGCAGATACAGCGCCCCGCAAAGATCGATAAGCGTAAACAGCCACGTAAACTGGCGCAGCGCGCTCCAGCCGATAATCACCAGTAAGATATACAGCCCGTTGCCCGCGGCGATGCCGACGCACAATCCGGCGCTACCCCGCAGTCGGTAGCGCGCGGCGTAGCCCACCAGCAGGAAGAAATCCGGGCCCGGGCTTAACAGGGCGACAAAATGCGCCAGCGCCAGCGCGAGAAAAGCGGAAGGGAATAACAGTTCCATAGCAACCTCGGTTAATAATCCGAGGTCAGACTACAGCGCTGCAGAGCCTATTTATTGTCAGATATTGATCGGCCGGTGGCGTACTGGCGCGGCGTGGCGGCGGTATAGCTGACGAAGGTCTTATGAAAATGGCTCTGGTCGGCAAAGCCGCTCTGGTAGCCAACGTCGGCAATATCATCCCCGGCGCGCAGCCGCGCTTTGGCGAACTCCACGCGGGAGATGTTGAGAAAGCTGCCCGGCGTCAGGCCGGTGTCCTGCCGGAAGGTGCGAATCAGCGTCTCCTTGCGCAGCGAGAAGCGTTGAGCAAGCTCGTCGAGGGAAGGCGGGCAGGTGAGATCGGAAAGAAACGCCTGCTGAATCTTCTGGCTGGTTGCGCGAAGCGCGTCAGCGTTATCCGCGGCGCGGGGAAGGGCAGAAAGCAGCGTCTCCAGTGATGCCTGAGAAAGGGTCTCAACAACGTCCAGGTAATGGGCAAACAGGGTTGGGCTACGAATAACCTGTAGCGCCAGCGGAAGCCCGGTGTCGATGTAGAGCATATGGTAGCTGCGCGGTTGCCCGGCGACGGGGTTACAGCTGTGCGGCTCACAGGCCGGGATCACGATGAGGTCCCCAGGGTTAAGGATGTACTCTCTGTCATGACACACGCAGCAGGTTTGGCCCTCCATAATCGCGCCGATGGA from Enterobacter dykesii encodes the following:
- a CDS encoding LysE family translocator, producing the protein MELLFPSAFLALALAHFVALLSPGPDFFLLVGYAARYRLRGSAGLCVGIAAGNGLYILLVIIGWSALRQFTWLFTLIDLCGALYLLWIGSHLIRSRQQALALNETHQRCPSLRKQILLGLGSALLNPKNALFYLALMTALLGPDVTLLEQATCGIWMVMVVLAWDLALVSLLGLPVVQQKLSRSLWLIERTAGVVLMGFGGWVLCRFLHFPPACLYP
- a CDS encoding helix-turn-helix transcriptional regulator → MTDTRHVRQTFHRASGLELRSTWQSTQAYKRHSHPQLSIGAIMEGQTCCVCHDREYILNPGDLIVIPACEPHSCNPVAGQPRSYHMLYIDTGLPLALQVIRSPTLFAHYLDVVETLSQASLETLLSALPRAADNADALRATSQKIQQAFLSDLTCPPSLDELAQRFSLRKETLIRTFRQDTGLTPGSFLNISRVEFAKARLRAGDDIADVGYQSGFADQSHFHKTFVSYTAATPRQYATGRSISDNK